The genomic window GAAGGGCCCGGTGGGTTCTCGTGATCGTCGCAACGCTCTTCGAGGTGGGGGGTCGTTGATGGTGTTCGCGGTGGGGGTTCGTCAGCGGGTGTTCGCGTTGTTGGCTCAGGGCTGGTCGCAGAAGCAGACCGCATCGCAGACCGGCGTGTCAGCGCGAGCGATCGGGCGGTGGCGGGCCGAGGTTGGCGGGGTGGAGTTCGAACCGTGCCAGGTCCAGCGTTACCTCAGCCGTGACGAGCGCTACGAGATCGCCCGGCTCCACGACAGCGGAGTCGGGGTGCGAGAGATCGGGCGTCGGTTGGGCCGTTCGTGCTCGACGATCAGTCGAGAGCTGCGCCGTCCCGAGCGAGCAGCCGGGGCGCCGGGGCGCCCGAGCGGGCGCTCACCTGGCTACCAGCCCGAGGCCTGCCACCAGGCCGCGGTCCGGGCGCGGAACCGGCCACGGGCGTCGCGGCTGGCCGGTGACGATCGGCTGCGGGCGTGGGTCCAGACCCGGTTGGACCTCGGCTTGTCTCCCGAGCAGATCAGCGGACGGCTGCGCGTGGAGTTCGGTGATGATGAACAGATGCGGATCAGCCACGAGGCGATCTATCGCGCCATCTACGTCCTTCCCCGAGGCGAGCTGCGCCGCGAGCTCCGCGCGCACCTGCGCACCGGCCGTTCCCAGCGCCGGACCCGTCAGGCCCGCACTCCGCGCAACCCGCCGGGCCAGATCGTGGGCGCGGTCTCGATCCACGAGCGAGCAGAAGAGATCGAGAGCCGGCTCGTGCCCGGTCACCACGAGGGCGACCTGGTCTGCGGCCCGGCCGGGACGAGCGCCGCGATCGGCACGCTGGTCGAGCGGACCAGCGGGTTCTTGACCGCGTTCTTGTTGCCCGAGCGCCACACCGCTGAAGCGACCCTGGCCGGGCTCAGCGAGGCCGTGAACCGGACCGGGTGGCCGATGGCGTCGCTGACCTGGGACCGCGGCTCGGAGATGGCCCGCCACGCCGAGTTCAGCGCCGCGACCGGTATCCAGGTC from Deinococcus sp. YIM 134068 includes these protein-coding regions:
- a CDS encoding IS30 family transposase; the protein is KGPVGSRDRRNALRGGGSLMVFAVGVRQRVFALLAQGWSQKQTASQTGVSARAIGRWRAEVGGVEFEPCQVQRYLSRDERYEIARLHDSGVGVREIGRRLGRSCSTISRELRRPERAAGAPGRPSGRSPGYQPEACHQAAVRARNRPRASRLAGDDRLRAWVQTRLDLGLSPEQISGRLRVEFGDDEQMRISHEAIYRAIYVLPRGELRRELRAHLRTGRSQRRTRQARTPRNPPGQIVGAVSIHERAEEIESRLVPGHHEGDLVCGPAGTSAAIGTLVERTSGFLTAFLLPERHTAEATLAGLSEAVNRTGWPMASLTWDRGSEMARHAEFSAATGIQVYFADPHAPWQRGSNESTNGLLREYVPKGRDIATVTDTELQHAVELLNNRPRKRHGFLTPTEVLAAILKDQTSVATTP